Proteins encoded by one window of Moorella humiferrea:
- a CDS encoding formate--tetrahydrofolate ligase, translating into MPSDIEIAQAAKMKPVMELARALGIEEDEVELYGKYKAKISLDVYKRLKNKPDGKLILVTAITPTPAGEGKTTTSVGLTDALARLGKKVMVCLREPSLGPSFGIKGGAAGGGYAQVVPMEDINLHFTGDIHAVTYAHNLLAAMVDNHLQQGNALNIDPRTVTWRRVIDLNDRALRHIVIGLGGKANGVPRETGFDISVASEVMACLCLASDLMDLKERFRRIVVGYTYDGKPVTAGDLEAQGSMALLMKDAIKPNLVQTLENTPAFVHGGPFANIAHGCNSIVATRTALKLADYVVTEAGFGADLGAEKFFDVKCRYAGLKPDATVIVATVRALKMHGGVPKGELAAENLEALRQGFANLEKHIENVGKFGVPAVVAINVFPTDTRAELDLLFELCRKAGAEVAISEVWARGGAGGLELAQKVLSTIETKPSNFRPLYELELGIKEKIHKIATEIYGADGVNYTAEADKAIERYEAMGYGNLPVVMAKTQYSFSDDMTKLGRPQNFTITVREVRLSAGAGFIVPITGAIMTMPGLPKRPAACSIDIDADGVITGLF; encoded by the coding sequence ATACCCAGCGACATCGAAATCGCCCAGGCGGCGAAAATGAAGCCGGTAATGGAACTGGCCCGGGCCCTGGGGATCGAGGAAGATGAGGTGGAACTCTACGGTAAATACAAGGCCAAAATCTCCCTTGATGTGTATAAACGTCTTAAAAATAAACCGGACGGGAAGCTAATTCTAGTTACCGCCATAACGCCGACACCTGCTGGCGAAGGCAAAACGACAACCAGTGTGGGCCTTACGGACGCCCTTGCCCGTTTGGGTAAAAAGGTGATGGTGTGTCTGCGGGAACCCTCCTTGGGGCCCAGCTTTGGTATTAAAGGAGGGGCGGCCGGCGGTGGATACGCCCAGGTTGTTCCCATGGAAGATATAAATTTGCACTTTACAGGCGACATTCATGCCGTTACTTATGCCCACAACCTCCTGGCCGCCATGGTAGACAACCACCTGCAGCAGGGAAATGCCTTAAACATTGATCCCCGTACCGTCACCTGGCGGCGGGTCATCGATCTTAACGACCGCGCCCTGCGCCACATCGTCATCGGATTGGGAGGCAAGGCCAACGGCGTGCCGCGGGAAACGGGCTTTGATATTTCCGTTGCTTCGGAGGTCATGGCCTGCCTTTGTTTGGCCAGCGACCTCATGGATCTGAAGGAACGTTTCCGCCGCATTGTTGTGGGTTACACTTACGACGGTAAGCCCGTAACCGCCGGCGATCTGGAGGCCCAGGGGTCCATGGCCCTTTTGATGAAGGACGCCATCAAACCCAACCTGGTCCAAACCCTGGAGAACACCCCGGCCTTCGTCCACGGCGGTCCCTTCGCCAACATCGCCCACGGATGTAATAGTATTGTAGCTACCAGGACGGCTTTGAAGCTGGCCGACTATGTGGTGACGGAAGCCGGATTCGGCGCCGACCTGGGCGCGGAGAAGTTTTTTGATGTTAAATGCCGTTATGCCGGTTTAAAGCCGGACGCCACGGTAATCGTGGCTACCGTCCGCGCCTTAAAGATGCACGGTGGCGTGCCTAAAGGGGAGCTGGCCGCAGAAAATCTGGAGGCCCTGCGTCAGGGATTTGCCAATCTGGAAAAACATATTGAAAATGTAGGCAAGTTCGGCGTACCGGCGGTTGTGGCCATTAACGTATTCCCCACCGATACCCGCGCCGAACTGGATCTCCTTTTTGAACTATGCCGCAAAGCCGGCGCGGAAGTGGCCATATCCGAAGTATGGGCCAGGGGCGGTGCCGGGGGCCTCGAGTTAGCCCAGAAGGTCCTCAGCACCATTGAAACCAAGCCTTCGAATTTCCGTCCCCTCTATGAACTGGAACTGGGCATAAAGGAAAAGATCCATAAAATCGCCACGGAAATTTACGGTGCCGACGGCGTCAACTATACAGCGGAAGCCGACAAGGCCATTGAACGCTATGAAGCAATGGGTTACGGCAATCTTCCCGTGGTCATGGCCAAAACCCAGTATTCCTTTTCGGATGACATGACCAAACTCGGCAGGCCGCAGAACTTTACCATTACCGTTCGTGAGGTAAGGCTGTCGGCGGGGGCGGGTTTCATCGTTCCCATAACCGGGGCCATCATGACCATGCCCGGTTTGCCGAAGCGCCCGGCGGCCTGCAGCATCGATATCGATGCCGACGGTGTAATTACCGGCCTATTCTAA
- the tilS gene encoding tRNA lysidine(34) synthetase TilS, whose protein sequence is MLERVRQTIRRYELLEPGDKVVVGVSGGPDSLALLHVLNTLREEFCCTLHVAHLNHCLRPDAEADAEYVRKLAAEWGLEATIEGRDVAAYQRAKHLSLEEAAREVRYSFLQEVAAAVGATKIAVGHQADDQAETVLLNLLRGSGLTGLKAMVPRRGQIIRPLLFISREEIEEYCQRQGINPRRDFTNEDLTLRRNKIRHLLLPFLAREFNPAIIRALSRTAVILQEEEEILAGLAKEAFNGLLKEKDRDGKNLVLNRQKMLTMPVGLQRRVLRLAASALGRTVDFEQVEGAREAALRGGVISWPGHLKVEARETELVFILPQEKARFDGFFHYLQVPGLTPIPEAGWAIRAEVTAPPSVFSGGEDEAWLDWDKIHRPLIVRNWRPGDKFHPLGMVGRKKLQDFFSDIRFPVARRRLVPVIVCGEHIAWVAGLRLADDFKITPATRRALHLKLEPWP, encoded by the coding sequence ATGTTGGAACGTGTCCGGCAGACAATTAGACGTTATGAACTCCTCGAACCCGGGGATAAGGTAGTGGTGGGGGTATCGGGAGGGCCGGATTCCCTGGCCCTGTTGCACGTGCTAAACACGCTGCGGGAAGAATTTTGCTGCACTTTACACGTAGCCCATTTAAACCACTGCCTACGCCCGGATGCGGAAGCCGATGCCGAGTACGTCCGTAAACTGGCGGCAGAATGGGGTTTGGAAGCTACCATAGAGGGACGGGATGTAGCCGCCTACCAGCGCGCCAAACATCTTTCCCTTGAAGAAGCGGCCCGGGAGGTCAGATATAGCTTCCTTCAGGAAGTGGCGGCGGCCGTTGGGGCCACTAAAATTGCCGTCGGCCATCAGGCCGACGACCAGGCCGAAACGGTTCTTTTGAATTTACTCAGGGGTAGCGGGCTGACAGGACTAAAAGCCATGGTTCCCCGGCGCGGCCAGATTATAAGGCCGTTGCTTTTTATTTCCCGTGAGGAGATAGAGGAATACTGTCAGCGGCAAGGAATAAATCCGCGCCGGGACTTTACCAATGAGGACCTTACCCTGCGGCGTAATAAAATTCGTCATCTATTATTACCCTTTTTAGCCCGGGAATTCAACCCGGCCATTATCCGGGCTTTAAGCCGTACGGCAGTAATCTTGCAGGAGGAAGAAGAAATTTTAGCCGGTTTGGCTAAAGAAGCCTTTAACGGTCTGTTGAAGGAAAAGGACCGCGACGGTAAAAATCTGGTCTTGAACCGGCAGAAAATGCTCACCATGCCTGTGGGCCTGCAGCGCCGGGTTTTACGCCTAGCGGCGTCCGCGCTGGGCAGGACGGTTGACTTTGAACAGGTAGAAGGGGCGAGGGAAGCGGCCTTAAGGGGAGGCGTCATCTCCTGGCCGGGGCATCTTAAGGTGGAAGCCCGGGAAACAGAGCTGGTCTTTATTTTACCGCAGGAAAAGGCGCGGTTCGATGGTTTTTTCCATTATCTGCAGGTTCCTGGTTTGACTCCCATACCGGAAGCCGGCTGGGCCATTCGAGCTGAGGTTACCGCGCCGCCTTCTGTTTTTTCTGGCGGGGAAGATGAAGCCTGGCTGGACTGGGATAAAATTCACCGACCGCTGATAGTGCGCAACTGGCGGCCGGGAGACAAATTTCATCCCCTGGGCATGGTCGGGAGAAAAAAACTCCAAGATTTTTTTAGTGACATACGTTTTCCTGTAGCCAGACGCCGCTTGGTACCTGTTATTGTATGCGGGGAGCACATTGCATGGGTGGCCGGTCTTCGTCTGGCCGATGATTTTAAAATTACACCGGCTACCCGCCGGGCCCTGCATCTAAAGTTAGAACCCTGGCCGTAA
- a CDS encoding transcription repressor NadR has protein sequence MKTQERRQRLLQLLNSEQPRKGTELAALLGVSRQVIVQDVAVMRAAGVNILATPQGYLLPDVNNRSRRIFPCLHGFEAIERELQVIVDCGGKVIDVIVEHPLYGEIRGYLMIASRFDVQKFIGDLKESGAQPLYTLTESGVHLHTVEAPREEVLDIIAEKLAQEGFLIK, from the coding sequence ATGAAAACTCAAGAACGACGTCAGAGGCTTTTACAGCTTTTAAACAGCGAGCAGCCCCGGAAGGGTACCGAACTGGCTGCCCTCCTGGGCGTCAGCCGCCAGGTTATTGTTCAGGACGTGGCCGTGATGCGGGCCGCGGGAGTCAATATTTTAGCCACCCCCCAGGGGTATCTTCTGCCCGACGTGAACAACAGAAGCCGGCGTATTTTTCCCTGCCTGCATGGCTTCGAAGCCATTGAGAGGGAACTCCAGGTAATAGTTGATTGTGGCGGCAAGGTAATTGATGTGATCGTTGAACATCCCCTTTACGGCGAAATTCGGGGCTACCTTATGATCGCCTCCCGCTTTGACGTACAAAAATTTATTGGCGATTTAAAGGAGAGCGGGGCTCAGCCCCTTTACACCCTGACGGAGAGCGGCGTCCATCTCCATACGGTGGAAGCACCCCGGGAAGAAGTTTTAGATATAATCGCAGAAAAGCTGGCTCAAGAAGGTTTCCTTATAAAATAG
- the ftsH gene encoding ATP-dependent zinc metalloprotease FtsH, which produces MNRIFKNLAVYLLIVLLAVSIIRLSTPTERTIEEWDLTRFFQAVDQGQVQEVTLTPHDSIIKIDGILKNNTRFTVNAPASVNLIDRLTAKNVTVKAQLPPQPPWWTNLLGSLLPILLLVGLVVFMMQQTQGGGSRVMQFGKSRARLHTDEKRKVTFNDVAGADEAKEELEEVVEFLKNPRKFNELGARIPKGVLLYGPPGTGKTLLARAVAGEAGVPFFSISGSDFVEMFVGVGASRVRDLFEQAKKNSPCIVFIDEIDAVGRQRGAGLGGGHDEREQTLNQLLVEMDGFSANEGIIIIAATNRPDILDPALLRPGRFDRQIVVDVPDVVGRKEILKVHVRGKPLAEDVDLDVLARRTPGFTGADLANMVNEAALLAARRGKKKIGMDEMEDAIERVIAGPEKKSRVISDYEKRLVAFHEAGHALLGHYLPHTDPLHKVSIIPRGRAGGYTLLLPKEDRRYMTKSQILDQVTMLLGGRVAEALVLKEISTGAQNDLERATELVRKMITEFGMSDELGPLTFGRRQETVFLGRDIARDRNYSEAVAFSIDKEARHIIDECYNRAKEILQKHMDELHLVARALMEKETLEAEEFTAIIEAYNQEHRPQEDNSKLPEGDNKPPEAGGGTPAKEPVIKLNYFHCLKGVW; this is translated from the coding sequence TTGAATCGCATTTTTAAGAACCTGGCCGTATATTTGCTGATTGTACTCCTGGCTGTTTCTATAATAAGGTTGTCGACACCCACCGAACGCACCATCGAAGAGTGGGACTTAACACGTTTTTTCCAGGCGGTAGACCAGGGTCAGGTTCAAGAGGTCACCTTGACGCCCCACGATAGTATCATTAAAATAGACGGCATATTGAAAAACAACACCCGGTTTACAGTTAACGCTCCTGCATCCGTGAATTTAATTGACAGACTTACCGCCAAAAACGTCACCGTCAAGGCCCAACTGCCGCCGCAGCCGCCTTGGTGGACCAATCTTTTGGGGAGCCTGCTGCCCATTCTCCTTTTGGTAGGGCTGGTGGTTTTTATGATGCAGCAGACCCAGGGCGGCGGCTCGCGGGTGATGCAGTTTGGCAAAAGCCGGGCGCGGCTGCATACTGATGAGAAGCGAAAAGTCACCTTCAATGACGTCGCCGGTGCCGATGAGGCCAAGGAAGAGCTGGAAGAGGTAGTCGAGTTTCTCAAAAATCCCCGCAAGTTTAATGAACTGGGGGCAAGGATTCCCAAAGGCGTTTTGCTATATGGGCCTCCGGGAACGGGGAAAACCCTCTTGGCCCGGGCCGTCGCCGGGGAAGCCGGCGTACCTTTTTTCAGCATCAGCGGTTCTGATTTTGTAGAAATGTTTGTAGGCGTGGGTGCCTCCAGGGTGCGGGATCTCTTCGAGCAGGCCAAGAAAAATTCACCGTGCATCGTCTTTATCGATGAGATCGATGCCGTGGGGCGCCAGCGGGGTGCCGGTTTAGGCGGCGGCCATGATGAGCGGGAGCAGACTTTAAACCAGCTCCTGGTGGAAATGGACGGGTTTAGTGCCAACGAGGGGATTATTATCATCGCGGCCACCAACCGCCCCGATATACTCGATCCGGCGCTCTTGCGGCCGGGCCGTTTTGACCGCCAAATCGTTGTTGACGTGCCCGATGTCGTGGGCCGGAAAGAGATATTAAAGGTCCATGTCCGCGGTAAACCTCTGGCCGAGGATGTCGACCTTGACGTTTTGGCGCGGCGTACCCCCGGATTTACCGGGGCCGATTTGGCCAACATGGTCAACGAGGCGGCCCTGCTGGCCGCCAGACGCGGCAAGAAGAAGATCGGCATGGATGAGATGGAAGACGCCATTGAACGGGTGATAGCCGGTCCGGAGAAAAAGTCCCGGGTCATTAGCGATTACGAAAAACGGCTGGTAGCCTTCCACGAAGCCGGTCACGCCCTGCTGGGGCATTACCTGCCCCATACCGATCCTTTGCACAAAGTGTCAATAATACCCCGGGGTCGGGCCGGGGGCTATACCCTGCTCCTTCCCAAAGAAGACCGCCGCTATATGACGAAATCCCAGATTTTAGACCAGGTAACGATGCTTTTAGGCGGCAGGGTGGCCGAAGCGCTGGTGCTCAAAGAAATCAGTACGGGAGCCCAGAATGATTTAGAAAGGGCCACCGAGCTAGTACGTAAAATGATTACCGAGTTCGGCATGTCTGATGAACTTGGGCCCCTGACCTTCGGCCGCAGACAGGAAACCGTCTTTTTAGGCCGTGATATAGCCAGGGACCGCAATTACAGCGAGGCAGTGGCCTTTTCCATCGACAAGGAGGCCCGTCATATTATCGACGAATGTTACAACCGGGCTAAAGAGATACTCCAGAAACACATGGATGAGTTGCATCTTGTGGCCCGGGCTCTCATGGAAAAAGAAACCCTGGAAGCCGAAGAATTCACGGCAATAATCGAGGCCTACAATCAGGAGCACCGGCCCCAGGAAGACAACAGCAAGCTGCCGGAGGGAGACAACAAACCTCCAGAGGCCGGTGGCGGCACTCCTGCCAAGGAGCCGGTGATTAAACTAAACTATTTTCACTGCTTGAAAGGAGTATGGTAG
- the ndk gene encoding nucleoside-diphosphate kinase, whose amino-acid sequence MERTFAMIKPEGVARGLVGAIIQRIERKGYRIVALKMLRLTPEMAARHYAEHQGKPFYGALVDHITSGPVVAMVLEGPGVIAGLRRMMGPTNPQDAPPGTIRGDFALEVGQNVIHGSDSPASAEREIALFFSPAELTDK is encoded by the coding sequence GTGGAACGCACCTTTGCCATGATTAAGCCCGAAGGGGTCGCAAGGGGCCTCGTCGGGGCCATAATTCAAAGGATTGAAAGGAAAGGGTACCGGATTGTCGCCCTGAAGATGCTGCGTTTAACCCCGGAAATGGCTGCCAGGCATTATGCCGAGCACCAGGGTAAACCTTTTTATGGAGCACTAGTCGACCACATTACATCTGGCCCTGTAGTGGCCATGGTACTGGAAGGACCTGGGGTTATTGCCGGCCTGCGACGGATGATGGGTCCCACCAATCCTCAGGATGCTCCTCCCGGTACCATTCGCGGCGATTTTGCCCTGGAAGTAGGGCAAAACGTCATCCACGGCTCAGATTCCCCGGCGAGTGCCGAACGGGAGATAGCCCTTTTCTTCAGCCCAGCCGAGTTGACTGATAAATAG